The Chelonoidis abingdonii isolate Lonesome George chromosome 11, CheloAbing_2.0, whole genome shotgun sequence genomic interval TGCTAGCAGGGCTGAGGTGGGTGAGGAGACCGTGGtgttgtggggcagggaggataGCAGGGgcgcgggtcgggagtgaggggcactggccagagctggagggccagggctggggctagcaggggctgcggtcgGAAAtgagggggcactggcagggctgggtagGTAGGGGCTgcggtcaggagtgaggggcaccgggcaGGGTGGGGAGACGGTAGGGGTTGGGGGGTACAGGGCttgggagtgagggcactgcagagttggggggcaggagctgggctgcaggggctgcgggtcgtgGGTGGGGGCACGGCAGCAGTAGCCGGGGGGTCAGGcatggctggcaggggctgcgggtcgggagtgaggggcactgacagGCGACTggtgctggcaggggctgcggttGGGAGTGGGGCACCGGCGGAGCTGGGGGCAGCCAGGGTGGGTGCTGCGGGGTTCCCGTGCCCTCCTGGCATTTAGCTGGGtcccatggatgcacaccgcggCCCGTGCCCCCGCCGGGTGGTCAGTGGAGAGACCCGGGCTATTCGCTCCCGTCCCTATCACGCACAGcgcgggagagaacccaggagtcctggcttcccgcCCCACCATTATGAAGTGGGGGGGAGTGTTTTCGCCTACGACGCCGGTCCCTCCGTCCGTAACGCTGAGAGCTAAAGCAGAGACACACCCCCCTCCGCCCCAgacctcccagcccccccccccgagcctgccctttcggggggcgggggcgctagggctgggctggctgcatCGCGGGACTGGCCGGGCGCCGCGCGGGGCCGGGGGTTTTTCTCtcctgccggggggggggggacaccctGGGGGGGGCGGAGCGCGTGGGGGCGGACAGCCCCCCCGGGATGGGGCGCGGGGGGGCGGAGCCTGGCGCTCGTGGCCGGTAAGTGCCCGGGGATCCGGGGGGCACAGCCGGGCGGGGGGCGCTCAGTGCCGGGGGGGCGGTCAGACCCGCTCGTTCCCCCAGTTGCGGATCGGGCCCAGGACTGAggcggaggggggagctgctAAGCCCAgggcctcccccagctccccccgtCCGAGCCGCCCCCCCAGTCCGAGCCGCCCCATGTCCCTAGAGGGGGGGCAGGTGCCGTGACGGGGGTGGGTCAGTGTCTTTCCCAGCTCATtgcggtggggtggggagctgagaagccaaatctccttcctgcccccccccggggGCGCTGTCCCCCCTTCACCTATTGCCATCGGAGCGACTAACTCGGGGGCGGATCCAGGCGGGGGGGGATGAATGGAGACGCCCCCCCAGGCAAAGTCTGGGCTCCTCCAGGGCCAAGGTGGGGCCGGGATCCCAGAGCTTCAGGTGGGTCCCTCTGTTCTGTGCGTGGGGTCCGTggggcagcccccaagctggggtccGTCGGGGTCGCTCCACTGGGGTCCATGGGGCAGCCCCCCAGCTAGGGTCCATCAGAAGGGTCCCTGGGGGCAGGCCCCCAGCTAGGGTCCGTCAGGGTCTCTCCGTTGGGATCCgtggggccaggaccccagctggggtcTGTCAGGGTCGCTCCATTGGGGTCTGTGGGGCAGCCCCCCGGCTTGGCCTGTTTACCCAGAGCACCTTGTAGCCCCAGGGCCAACGCTGGGACCCCCGTTcctgtggctggggctgggggctctgcccgTGGGGGGGACCTGGGCCCGGTGGCCCCCGTCGAGCTGGGACGTGGATTGACCTGTCGGTgcggggcaggggccagggctgcGGGGCAGGGGCTGCGCCCTCTGCTGGGGGGCAGCATGGGGCATAGAAGCGGGGCTGGGCGCTGGTGGCCAGTCTGGAGCCGGCTTCCCACACACCAGAGGGGGGCAGATTCAAGCGGCTGCCAGCACCACCTGGCCCAGCCCGAGTCCTCGCCAAAGCCCGGGAGAGCAGTGGGAGCGAATGGACTGGGGCAGCTGGATTCAGTAGATGtgggctgggaagggagtggggtctagcggtcgaagcagggggctgggggccaggactcctgggtcctctcccagctctgggaggggaggggaggggaggggggtctagtggttagagcggggagggctgggagccaggttctctccccagctctgggaggggagtggggtctagtggttagagcagggggggcggcctgggagccaggactcctgggttccattcccagctttaCCACTGACTTACATGAGGGACTCAggcctctccttttcccctctctgtgactcagtttccccctcagGAGGCAGCAGCATCACCAACCCTGCCTCCCGGCAGGAGGTGACtcaaggccaaattcatccaAGCACCTGTGCTGGGCACGAGATACCGGCCTCCCCTGCCTACATTCCCCGCGGCTCAGCGCATCCTCTCCACCACCTCCCCCcaggcctcctctccccaccattGACCCCACCACCCGGCTGCTCCTTAAGGCCCAAACCGAACCGCTCTCCTGCCTCCCGGCAGCCACAGCAGCGAGACCCTGGCACTGAACCGGCAGCCAGAGCGGGAGGGAaaggccaggcagggagcagagctgcggGAGGGGATCAGGCTTAGGAGCAGGAccttgggggatggggagggggtgtatttttggggtggggcaggcagggaggctgggaaTTGCTCACCCAGGGACCCCTCTCCCCTGGTATCCCGGGAGGTTTCTGCATCCACCCAGGCGGATCGAGGCTCTTggcaggacggggtgggggggatctCAGAAGGGTTGAACTGAAGGTTCAGTTTGCAGGGGGTGTCAAGGGGCCCCCGGGAAACATGCCAGAAATCAGCACCGCTCTCTCCGCCGGTGGGGCCGGCGCTGCGCTGCCTTgcaccagctgtggctctgccccATGGATTTGAATGACGAGGCCGGAGCTCCACCCCTTGGCACTGGCCCCGCCAGCCGAGGACGGGACACGCTGTCGCAACCCATGGTCTAagctgcccctggccctggcaTCTGGCCACAGCTGCTTCCGGCTCGGCCCGTCTGGCTGATCTCAGGGTCACCACGGTTAGCCGGCgggagctccagcagctcttTGATTTGGCCTGATGGGGGTCCCCAGATGACTGACCTTTTGGAAGACTAACGCGCCAGGCGTCTCTTCCTCTCCTGGGGCAGCTGGACTttgtctctgggaggggagtgaagtCTAGTGGTTAGTGTgggaggctgagagccaggactcctgggtcccttGGCCAGGCCTGCAAGGCCTTCCCCTTGTGTGTCACAGGCCAAggctcctcccttccctgagcgCCAGCCCAGGCAACCCCTCATTTTGCCCCCCTACAGATTGATCATGTTTAtctctttcttccccccccccaggtgaCCTGGGAGCTGAAGACCCCCCCGGACCCCTTGCCGGAGCAGGGATCTCCCCCCGCCTCATGGAGAACATCCATGAACtacagcacccgctgctggccaaGCCCCCCAGGGGTGCCCCGGCGGGGGAGACGCGGCGGGAGCATCCCAGCTTCTTCGCTCGGCCCAGCTGGAGGCACCTGCCCCCGCCTCCCCCTGAGTTGGCCCAGCAGCTCCTGGACGCGGGGACCCTGCAGAGGACGGTGGAGCcactgggcagccctgagccGGCCCCCGACCTGGACCCCACATGGAAGGCTGGGGAGCCCCCCAGCTGGAGGAAGCAGGGTTACTGCGAGACGGCTTTCGGGGAGCCGGCCGAGCGCCCCAAGAAGCTCTGCCTGGAGAAGGACATTCACACGGTCTGCTGTGAAGTGAGCGACCGAGAGCTGCTGCCTGAGTTTGAGGTGAGGGGGGGCTGGGAACCCAGGCATCTGGGCACCGACGGGGGGGATGAATCACTAGCCACCTGCAATGGCTCCGTCAGCTCCAGGGCCTGGTTCACTGGCCAGGTCAGTAAATCGCTGGCTCACAGCGGGGCTGGTCAcagtccccaccccccacagtggGCTTTGGGGTTCCCTGCTCGCTGGGTCTGGGGCCCCCCGGCTCTGAGCCCCAGGCCACAGAAGCAGTTCCGGGCTTACAATGGCACGAGTGGGCCCtgcctgtctccccagagctgagccacctgggactggggcaggagtcagtggggggggggacaggatGGGGGGCTTGGCACTGgaccccatttccccagctggCCCCTCGCTCTGGGGACCGCCACCCCACCGCCGcaccatgccccattgccccagccagccccttgctctggggaccgacacccagggccggcgcttccatttaggcggcctaggcaatcgcctagggcgccaggattattggtgggcggcgttttgccggagggggcggcaggcggctccggtggagctgccgcagtcgtggctgcagacagtcggctgctcgcgcggctccggtggagctcccacaggcacaactgccgcagctccaccagagccgtgggaccaacgtgcggggcggcgaaattgccgtgcgcctagggcgctaaaacccttAGCGCCGGTCCTGCCGACACCCCCCCACACCGCGCCCCACTGCTCCGGCCGGCCCCTCACTCTGGGGAccaactcacacacacacaccgcgcCCCATTGCCCTGGCCAGGCCCTTGTTTGGGGCTGGGCGCACCCAGGCCCCCACTACAGGGCTCAGCTCCATAGCCCAGCGGCCCCAAAGTCGGGGTTCAGGGGGTCTGCAGAGCTctgctgctctgctgcagctctgtggCTGGGGGATGGAATCACGCATGCGAGTAGCTCTCTCGTCCACGATAGGATAGACGCGGTCCGGTTTCACTCTCAACTCACAGATTTCGGAGGTAAGCTTAGGTTCAACGGAGGGTGTGAGTCTGCATGAGCTCTGCCTGCTCTGCACAAAATTCGCAATCTTGCGTTAAGGAgatgccaggactcctgggttctctcgcTGGCTCTGAGAGGAAGTGGGCTAGTGGTAGAGCAGGCGGCTGGGAGCCATTGACTCCTGGGATCAAACAGTGGCCGCCATGGGGCGCgcactccccccagccccctgatctgGATTCCGCCCCCTGCCGATCCAGATGACTCCTCGTCGAGCGAGAGTGACAGCGACAGCGACTTCCCCTGATGGCTGCCGGCAGGATCAAAATGCTGGGCTGGCTGTGTTCTCCATGCTCTGGGGCTGGCTTCTGGCCCCTGGGCAATCGCCGCCTATACCACCCTGTCCAGGCAGGTGAGTGGGGGGGGCGGCCCCCCCGGGAGACGGATCTCCTGGGgcctcagcctcccccccccccgactggTCGCTGCAGTTAAATATGGGGACATTTGCAACCATAATATGGGAGTTTTTGCATAactttccctgcccccaaactgtGCAGTCCCTTCAGGGGGCCAACCGCCCCCGGAGCACTGTCAGTCCCATCCCAGCTCGGAGTGGGTCGGGAGAGGTGGCTGCAGGCCCATGGGGAGAGTATTTGGTGGGATGCGGGGAGGGGTCTCGGGTATATCCGCTGGGCGGGGGCAGATTGTAATgtaggggaggtgggggggtccCCATTCATGGGGGAAATCTGTCGGGCGGGTCTTTGGGGTATCTGCCAAAGGCTGGGGTATCCATGTGCGTGAAGGGGGTTCTCAGAGGCGGTTCTCCCCCTCGCTaacctgcttctccctcccccagaacACAGGGCTCAGCCAAGGGCGATTTCCCGGGGGCCGCGGGAGCCTGCGTCGGGACCTTCGCATGGCCGTGTTCCATCCTGCGCGTCTGGCTACATCAGGCGCCGTGGTGGGTCATCGACTATACTGTCCGAAAGGGGCCCCTAGTGCCCTGGGACGACGCTGCCTTGCTGGCGCACAGGAGCTGGACGGGAGGGCCCCTGAGTGCCCAGGCCCCTACGCCTGAGCACCAGCGCGCAGGGGTGGGCCAGCGGAGAGATTTGGACTAGCAGTTTCCTCCCCCCGCAAGATGACATGGCGCCGGACGCCTGTGGTTACCAGGGCGCAGGGTTTGGGAGCTGATTCGTAGGTGACCGACCAGACTTCACCACTATCTTTCTCCGTCTCCTTACGCCCCCCCCGTTGTCCTTTGTTGTCCCCCCCAACCCCGCTCAGGGTCACGCTCTGCCCGAGGGGCACGTCCCCTCCAATAAAGGCCCCGTGCACTTTGCCTGCATCAGCTccgcaggggaggggaagggttaaCACCCCAGCTGGGGGGCCTGCTCCCATTCCCCGCTGCCCAAAGCGCTGGAGCCAGGggactgggggccaggactcctgggttcaatccccagctgcaagggggggagggaactggaagccaggactgtggaaggggagtggggtctggtggttagagcaggggggctgggagccaggactcctgggttctctccccagctctgggaggggagtggggtctggtggttagagcaggggggctgggagccaggactcctgggttctctaccCCTGACTCCCGGTCTGACCTCAGCAAGTTCCTCCCcttcttggtgcctcagtttctccctccaAACCGCTGACATCCTCATGGCGGAGACAATTCATCTTCAAATGAAGCAGGATGCAGCCGCTTCCCTCACGTGGCAGCCGAGCCAGCCCCCTGCGCTctgcactgggggcggggggggatgcGGCTGCAGCCTCTCCCCTCGGGCCTGGAGCGTCCCCAAAGCTCCATCCCAGCTCGATGAGCCTCGCCAGCCCCGCTCTGGCTATTCAGTGAAAGCCTTGGTCCCTGCTCAGGCGGATGGTGGCCCCTGGAGCTcgtgtggctggctggctccccagccctgctccgatGGCAGAAACTGAGAGTGGGGTGCCAGCTAagatcccccccaccccggagcTCCCCCGTCCAGCTCAtccctccctgcctggagcacgGCTGGGGACTGGGTTGGTTTACACGGCTCTGCCCGCACGGGCCAGCGCTGCAGAGCAGAACGAACAGGGCCAGGCCCCCCTCGGCCATGAGTCACTCCAGTTGGAGTCAACGGGGCCAGGCCCCCCGTGGCTGAGTCAGCAGCAGAAAGCGAATTGCAGCCGCCGAGCGGCTCCCGGAGCTAGTCTGGCTTCACACTTGtcagcagcagaatttggcccaaaattgGTTCAGGCTGCTGCCA includes:
- the LOC116833846 gene encoding uncharacterized protein LOC116833846, yielding MENIHELQHPLLAKPPRGAPAGETRREHPSFFARPSWRHLPPPPPELAQQLLDAGTLQRTVEPLGSPEPAPDLDPTWKAGEPPSWRKQGYCETAFGEPAERPKKLCLEKDIHTVCCEVSDRELLPEFEVRGGWEPRHLGTDGGDESLATCNGSVSSRAWFTGQNTGLSQGRFPGGRGSLRRDLRMAVFHPARLATSGAVVGHRLYCPKGAPSALGRRCLAGAQELDGRAPECPGPYA